One genomic segment of Clostridium saccharoperbutylacetonicum N1-4(HMT) includes these proteins:
- a CDS encoding CCA tRNA nucleotidyltransferase, with protein sequence MNIEINMPENVKYIINTLMTNGYEAYVVGGCVRDSILNREPKDWDITTKAKPEEVINLFDKVILTGLKHGTVTVIINKENYEITTYRTDGEYEDNRHPKEVKFVNSLKEDLARRDFTINAMAYNERDGLIDYFNGVKDLNSKIINTVGEAKKRFEEDALRMLRAIRFSAQLNFEINYNVLEAIKDLKDNLRKISKERIREEFNKTIVYNPRKLQLLKDTETFEYIIEGISSIYDFDQNNPYHSYDLYEHTLLATEAIEPIIHLRLTMLLHDLGKVVTKTTDEKGISHFYAHPRESLKIAEKILGTLKYDNNTTNKVLTLIEYHDCTLKSKVSIKRMLNKIGEELFRDLLRVKWADALAQNPKYFKDTVKNLLEVDEKLNIIIKERECFSVKDLKINGEELIALGFNKGKEIGETLKYLLNEVIANPELNKKSELIKLSEARLNENSII encoded by the coding sequence GTGAACATAGAAATTAATATGCCTGAAAATGTAAAATATATTATTAATACGTTAATGACGAATGGATATGAAGCATATGTTGTAGGGGGATGTGTTAGAGATAGTATTTTAAATAGAGAACCTAAGGATTGGGATATAACAACTAAAGCAAAACCTGAGGAAGTCATAAACCTATTTGATAAAGTCATTTTGACAGGGTTAAAACATGGAACTGTTACCGTTATTATTAATAAAGAAAATTATGAAATAACAACTTATAGGACTGATGGTGAATATGAGGATAATAGACATCCTAAAGAAGTGAAGTTTGTAAACTCTTTAAAAGAAGATTTAGCAAGAAGAGATTTTACTATAAATGCAATGGCTTACAATGAAAGAGATGGTCTTATTGATTACTTTAATGGAGTTAAGGATTTAAATAGTAAAATTATAAATACTGTAGGAGAGGCAAAAAAAAGATTTGAAGAAGATGCTTTAAGGATGCTTAGAGCAATAAGATTTTCCGCTCAATTGAATTTTGAAATTAATTATAATGTATTAGAAGCAATAAAAGACCTTAAAGATAATTTGAGAAAAATTTCTAAAGAAAGAATAAGAGAGGAATTTAATAAAACAATAGTTTATAATCCTAGAAAACTTCAGTTATTAAAAGATACTGAAACTTTTGAATATATTATTGAAGGCATAAGCAGCATTTATGACTTTGATCAAAATAATCCGTATCATAGCTATGATTTATATGAACATACACTTTTAGCTACAGAAGCTATTGAACCAATTATCCACTTAAGATTAACCATGCTTTTGCATGATCTAGGAAAAGTAGTTACTAAAACTACAGATGAGAAAGGAATTTCACATTTTTATGCTCACCCTAGGGAGTCATTGAAAATTGCAGAAAAAATACTTGGTACTTTAAAGTATGACAATAATACCACTAATAAAGTCCTAACTTTGATAGAATACCATGATTGCACTTTAAAAAGCAAGGTTTCAATAAAGAGAATGCTAAATAAAATAGGAGAAGAATTATTTAGAGATTTATTAAGAGTTAAATGGGCAGATGCTCTAGCACAAAATCCTAAATATTTTAAAGATACTGTAAAAAACTTACTTGAAGTAGATGAGAAGCTAAACATAATTATTAAAGAAAGAGAATGCTTTTCAGTGAAAGATTTAAAAATTAATGGTGAAGAGCTTATTGCCTTGGGATTTAATAAAGGAAAAGAAATTGGAGAAACGTTAAAATATCTATTAAACGAAGTTATTGCAAATCCAGAATTAAATAAGAAAAGTGAATTGATTAAATTATCAGAAGCTAGATTAAATGAAAATTCTATAATATAA
- a CDS encoding D-alanyl-D-alanine carboxypeptidase family protein translates to MQKGIKSIAIILFSLIFIQSLSLNVYAENITGTNFKVNARSAIALDKETGTILFEQNAYELVPMASTTKILTSLIAIEQGNLDKKVTISKKAASIRGSRVGYKAGEEIVLKELIFGLMFKSGNDAAIAIAEELGGSIEGFSEIMNHYARGIGILDSHFESPHGLDSSNHYSTAYDLAMLTSKGMDYDLFREIVGTKQISKEKYNFTRDYNNINKILWMIPGANGVKTGYTGQAGKCLVSSVNNNGKDIIIVVLNCPDRWKVTDKIYNHVLEKVAFGSNTVKELV, encoded by the coding sequence ATGCAGAAAGGTATTAAGAGTATTGCTATTATATTATTCAGCCTTATTTTTATTCAGTCATTAAGCCTAAATGTATATGCAGAAAACATAACTGGTACTAATTTTAAGGTAAATGCAAGGTCAGCAATAGCTTTAGATAAAGAAACTGGCACTATTTTATTTGAACAAAATGCATATGAGTTAGTTCCAATGGCAAGCACAACAAAAATTCTTACGTCACTTATTGCTATTGAACAAGGAAATTTGGATAAAAAAGTTACTATAAGCAAGAAAGCAGCAAGTATTAGAGGATCAAGAGTTGGTTATAAGGCTGGAGAGGAAATTGTATTAAAAGAACTAATATTTGGTCTTATGTTTAAATCAGGCAATGATGCGGCTATTGCTATTGCTGAAGAATTGGGAGGTTCCATTGAGGGATTTTCAGAAATAATGAACCATTATGCAAGGGGAATAGGAATATTAGATTCGCACTTCGAATCTCCACATGGATTGGACAGTAGTAATCATTATTCTACTGCTTATGATTTGGCGATGCTTACATCAAAGGGAATGGATTATGATTTGTTTAGAGAAATAGTAGGTACTAAACAAATTTCTAAAGAAAAATATAATTTTACAAGAGATTATAATAATATAAACAAAATTCTTTGGATGATTCCAGGGGCTAATGGAGTTAAGACAGGGTATACAGGTCAAGCTGGGAAATGCTTAGTATCATCAGTTAATAACAATGGAAAAGATATTATTATAGTTGTGTTAAATTGCCCTGATAGATGGAAAGTTACAGATAAAATCTACAATCATGTGTTAGAAAAAGTAGCCTTTGGAAGTAATACTGTTAAAGAATTAGTATAA
- a CDS encoding D-alanyl-D-alanine carboxypeptidase family protein — MKNKIERFLSCILISILTILLIPMQLVYAAQPEDNSKAEGTNIEARSALLMEPMSGKIIYEKNADEKFAPASVTKIMTMLLTMEAVDSGKITIEDKVTCSENAKKMGGSTMLLDTGEIRTVEELLKGVAIASGNDAAVALAEYLGGTEADFVNMMNTRAQELGMKNTTFKNCNGLPADGHLSTAKDIAIMSKELLKHPKVLKYTGTYMETISEGRKSPIELVNHNKLVRFFEGCDGLKTGFTDEAKYCISATATRNGVRMLSVIMGAPTYKIRNRDAGVLLNHGFSKYEGKKLISKDEDVDKIFMDEQTDKYFMAKAKNDLTVILPKGESKELEKKIVIDELKKEYKVGDIVGKYEVYLGNDKVGEIEVYCDRDIKKGNIFDNIKYNIKNLFEKGV, encoded by the coding sequence ATGAAAAATAAAATTGAAAGATTTTTATCTTGCATATTGATATCTATTCTTACCATTTTATTAATACCAATGCAGCTAGTTTATGCAGCACAACCAGAAGATAATAGTAAGGCTGAAGGAACGAATATTGAAGCAAGATCAGCTTTATTAATGGAGCCTATGAGCGGAAAAATAATTTATGAAAAAAATGCAGATGAAAAATTTGCACCAGCTTCTGTAACAAAAATTATGACTATGCTGTTAACCATGGAGGCTGTAGATAGTGGCAAAATAACTATAGAGGATAAAGTAACTTGTAGTGAAAATGCTAAAAAAATGGGTGGAAGTACAATGCTTTTGGATACTGGAGAAATTAGAACTGTAGAGGAATTATTAAAAGGTGTAGCAATTGCATCAGGAAATGATGCAGCAGTTGCGCTTGCAGAATATCTAGGAGGTACAGAAGCGGATTTTGTCAATATGATGAATACAAGAGCTCAAGAGCTTGGAATGAAAAACACAACTTTTAAAAACTGTAATGGTCTTCCAGCAGATGGGCATTTATCAACTGCAAAGGACATTGCTATAATGTCTAAGGAATTATTGAAACATCCAAAAGTCTTAAAATATACAGGAACTTATATGGAGACAATATCTGAAGGAAGAAAATCACCTATTGAACTTGTTAATCATAATAAACTAGTAAGATTTTTTGAAGGCTGTGATGGATTAAAGACAGGTTTTACAGATGAAGCAAAATACTGTATCAGTGCAACAGCAACAAGAAATGGTGTAAGGATGTTATCAGTAATTATGGGAGCACCTACATATAAAATTAGAAATCGTGATGCCGGAGTATTACTTAATCATGGATTCTCAAAATATGAAGGTAAAAAGCTTATTTCAAAAGATGAAGATGTAGATAAAATTTTTATGGATGAACAAACTGATAAATATTTTATGGCAAAAGCTAAAAATGATTTAACTGTTATATTACCTAAGGGGGAAAGTAAAGAACTTGAAAAGAAAATCGTTATCGATGAATTAAAGAAAGAATATAAAGTCGGAGATATAGTTGGGAAATATGAAGTATATTTAGGTAATGATAAAGTTGGAGAAATAGAAGTATATTGTGATAGGGATATTAAGAAAGGTAATATATTTGATAATATTAAATACAACATCAAGAATCTTTTTGAAAAAGGTGTTTAA
- a CDS encoding segregation/condensation protein A, with the protein MELPKIKINDFEGPFDLLLHLIRKNQMDIYNVKIYEITNQYLNYLNEMKEMDLEITSEFIVVAATLIEIKSKYLLPKAKKEDEDEEDDEKKLLEKLIEYKKIKGVSAFFRERYVSAGDVYGKKPEIIEERKDNIVRVDLLKDTSLIELYNIYNNLLEIYNNKQNKNNVIQKKIYVDKYKIEDKLEFIKARLMNEKISNFDELTKECECKLECVVTFLALLEMIKQRMVKVYQSDNFMNILVERRMDSE; encoded by the coding sequence ATGGAACTTCCAAAAATTAAAATAAATGATTTTGAAGGCCCTTTTGATTTATTATTACATTTAATTAGAAAAAATCAAATGGATATATACAATGTTAAAATATATGAAATAACAAATCAATATTTAAATTATCTTAATGAGATGAAGGAAATGGATTTAGAAATAACTTCTGAATTTATTGTAGTAGCAGCTACATTAATTGAAATAAAGTCAAAATATCTATTACCTAAAGCCAAAAAAGAAGATGAAGATGAAGAGGATGACGAAAAGAAATTATTAGAGAAACTTATTGAATATAAGAAAATCAAAGGAGTTTCTGCATTCTTTAGAGAAAGATATGTAAGTGCCGGAGATGTATATGGTAAGAAACCTGAAATAATTGAAGAGCGAAAAGATAATATTGTACGAGTTGATTTGTTAAAAGATACAAGCCTTATTGAATTATATAATATTTATAATAATTTGTTAGAGATTTATAACAATAAGCAAAATAAAAATAATGTAATTCAAAAAAAGATATACGTAGATAAATACAAAATAGAAGATAAACTTGAGTTTATTAAGGCAAGATTAATGAATGAAAAAATAAGCAATTTTGATGAGCTTACAAAAGAGTGTGAATGTAAATTAGAATGTGTTGTAACTTTTTTAGCTTTGCTTGAAATGATTAAGCAAAGGATGGTTAAAGTTTATCAAAGTGATAATTTTATGAATATTTTAGTTGAGAGGAGAATGGATAGTGAGTAA
- the ytfJ gene encoding GerW family sporulation protein, with translation MSNEQHVENLMKSTMENLKDMIDVNTVIGKAIETKDGTYIVPVSRLSFGFASGGSEFSNEKQNLSSTVFPFGGGSGAGVSVKPVAFLVVKPDGVRMLPVDQDTTYDRIVDTVPQILDIIKSLVKDMCKKNKNDNNGNTTNVDSNVKHDTNECYCDDSSNI, from the coding sequence ATGTCAAATGAACAACATGTCGAAAACTTAATGAAAAGTACTATGGAAAATCTTAAAGATATGATTGATGTTAATACCGTAATTGGTAAAGCCATTGAAACAAAAGATGGAACTTATATTGTTCCAGTATCAAGATTGAGTTTTGGCTTTGCATCTGGTGGTAGTGAATTTTCCAATGAAAAGCAAAACCTTAGCAGCACAGTATTTCCTTTTGGTGGCGGATCTGGTGCAGGAGTTTCAGTTAAACCTGTTGCATTTTTAGTTGTAAAGCCAGATGGAGTAAGAATGCTTCCTGTAGATCAAGATACAACTTATGACAGAATTGTAGATACCGTTCCTCAAATACTAGATATAATAAAAAGTCTTGTAAAAGATATGTGTAAAAAGAATAAAAATGATAATAATGGTAATACTACAAATGTTGATAGTAATGTTAAGCATGATACCAATGAATGTTATTGCGATGACAGCAGTAATATTTAG
- the scpB gene encoding SMC-Scp complex subunit ScpB, which translates to MVSKEKGIQIPFLDDLKKNALKSAIEALLFASGEPLSLQDLVNHLEEKSKLIEIIIQEMIEEYEVNKSRGIKLICIKGSYQLVTKSENADFIQKLLKKNKRQSLSQASIESLAIIAYKQPITRIDIDEIRGVKSESALQRLMEKDLIKEVGRLEVPGRPILYGTTDEFLRQFELKDLKELPSLDLFGQDDSEEDIEETKEQV; encoded by the coding sequence ATAGTGAGTAAAGAAAAAGGTATTCAAATTCCATTTTTAGATGATTTAAAAAAGAATGCTTTAAAATCAGCTATAGAAGCTTTACTTTTCGCAAGTGGAGAACCGTTAAGTCTTCAGGATTTGGTTAATCACCTTGAAGAAAAATCTAAACTTATAGAAATTATTATTCAAGAAATGATAGAGGAATATGAAGTAAATAAAAGTAGAGGAATAAAATTAATTTGTATAAAAGGAAGTTACCAATTAGTTACAAAATCTGAAAATGCAGATTTTATACAAAAACTTCTAAAGAAAAATAAGAGACAATCATTATCTCAGGCTTCAATAGAAAGTTTGGCTATAATAGCATATAAGCAGCCAATAACAAGGATTGATATTGATGAAATCAGAGGAGTTAAGTCTGAAAGTGCATTACAAAGACTCATGGAAAAAGATCTTATAAAAGAAGTTGGAAGGCTAGAAGTGCCAGGTAGGCCAATATTGTATGGAACAACAGATGAATTTTTAAGACAATTTGAATTAAAAGACTTAAAGGAACTTCCTTCTCTAGATTTGTTTGGACAAGACGATTCTGAGGAAGATATAGAAGAAACAAAGGAACAAGTCTAA
- a CDS encoding DUF2953 domain-containing protein: MNLFLIVLVILFILFLPIPIKFSIYYSSDDYYIKFYNITLTSKKKDKFKENINLDKKEEDLFKIFYKYLDLKSFIFDLYHSKFKPYLRIKLILDYSFNDAAKTAISYGVLCQIPSLVFILSSIPFKIRKFNFKINPIFEDKFLLKFETSSIIFLSLANIIYITILLLKYITSQGR; the protein is encoded by the coding sequence ATGAACTTATTTCTTATTGTACTAGTTATATTATTTATATTATTTTTACCTATTCCTATTAAATTTAGTATTTACTATTCTTCGGATGATTATTATATAAAATTCTACAATATTACTTTAACTTCAAAAAAAAAAGATAAATTTAAAGAAAATATTAACTTAGATAAAAAAGAAGAGGACCTTTTCAAAATATTTTATAAATATCTTGATTTAAAATCTTTTATATTTGATTTATATCATTCAAAGTTCAAACCATATTTAAGAATAAAATTAATTTTAGATTATTCTTTTAACGATGCAGCTAAAACAGCTATTTCTTATGGAGTACTATGTCAAATACCATCACTAGTATTCATTCTCTCAAGTATACCTTTTAAAATAAGAAAATTTAATTTTAAAATCAACCCAATTTTTGAGGATAAATTTTTACTAAAATTTGAAACTTCAAGTATAATTTTCTTATCTCTTGCCAACATTATATACATAACAATATTATTGTTAAAATATATAACTAGCCAAGGGAGGTGA
- a CDS encoding MurR/RpiR family transcriptional regulator, which produces MDELNNENSKDLMRLIQGKFIRLSKGQKLIAEYILKNYDKAAFMTAAKLGISVGVSESTVVRFAIELGFSGYPKLQKALQELIKNKLTTVQRLELRNDYYTDGDALKGVLKADMENIRATLEKINENTFEDVVKNIFEAKRIYIIGLRSSTALAEFLGFYLNIILQNVKIVSYGISDVFEQMINVGDGDLVIGIGFPRYAAKTIDALEFAQDRGAKVVALTDSLLSPLASKADHTLIAQSNMASFVDSLVAPMSVINALIIAVGMREKENISDIFGNLEQIWQTYNVYSYNSKNVADE; this is translated from the coding sequence ATGGATGAATTAAATAACGAAAATAGCAAAGACTTAATGAGATTAATTCAAGGTAAATTCATTAGGTTAAGTAAAGGACAAAAATTAATAGCTGAATACATATTAAAGAATTATGATAAGGCTGCATTTATGACAGCTGCAAAGTTGGGAATATCAGTAGGAGTGTCAGAGTCAACAGTTGTTAGATTTGCAATTGAGCTTGGGTTCTCAGGATACCCTAAATTACAAAAGGCTTTGCAAGAGTTAATAAAGAATAAGCTTACAACAGTTCAAAGGCTAGAACTTAGAAATGATTATTATACTGATGGTGATGCATTAAAAGGTGTGCTTAAGGCAGATATGGAAAATATAAGAGCAACCTTAGAGAAAATAAACGAAAATACTTTTGAAGATGTAGTAAAAAATATTTTTGAAGCGAAAAGAATTTATATCATAGGACTTAGAAGTTCAACTGCTTTAGCTGAATTCTTAGGATTTTATTTAAATATCATTTTGCAAAATGTTAAGATAGTTAGTTATGGTATTTCAGATGTTTTTGAACAAATGATTAATGTTGGAGACGGAGATTTAGTTATAGGAATTGGTTTTCCAAGGTATGCTGCAAAGACTATTGATGCTTTAGAATTTGCACAAGACAGAGGTGCTAAGGTAGTTGCATTAACAGATAGTTTGTTATCACCTTTAGCATCTAAAGCAGATCATACATTGATTGCACAAAGTAATATGGCATCGTTTGTAGATTCATTAGTGGCTCCAATGTCAGTAATAAATGCATTGATTATTGCCGTTGGAATGAGAGAAAAGGAAAATATCTCTGATATTTTTGGTAATCTAGAGCAAATTTGGCAGACATATAACGTATATTCTTATAATAGTAAGAATGTAGCTGACGAATAA
- a CDS encoding FAD-dependent oxidoreductase: MKIVIVGGGWSGCTAAVASKKAGADVTLIEKTDLLLGLGNVGGIMRNNGRYTAAEELIALGCGELIKITDRVSIHRDIDFPGHKHATLYNVNMIEGEVCKYLKALGINIMMESRVNDINFDGQKIKGVYLSNGTYIDGDVFIETTGTTGPMGNCLRYGNGCSMCVLRCPSFGPRISISERCGVPDIQGERGDDILGAFSGSCKLAKESLSEEIRNELDTKGVVVLKVPKEDINYDKLNTKVCQQYALKEFAENIILLDTGHAKLMTTYYPLHKLRKIKGLENVKYVDPYAGSKGNSIRYLSVAPRTNDLKVVGVDNLFCAGEKSGLFVGHTEAIATGALAGHNSVRLAMGMPLLILPSSIAIGDIITYANERAGSREGRKDRYTFAGSVYFERMKELGLYTTDVAEIRRRVEKVNLDNVFNQRLC; this comes from the coding sequence ATGAAGATTGTTATTGTTGGAGGTGGGTGGTCTGGCTGCACTGCAGCAGTCGCTAGCAAGAAAGCTGGTGCAGACGTTACATTAATAGAAAAGACAGATTTACTATTGGGGCTTGGAAATGTTGGCGGCATAATGCGTAATAATGGACGATATACAGCAGCGGAAGAATTGATTGCTTTAGGCTGTGGAGAATTAATAAAAATTACAGATAGAGTTTCAATTCATAGAGATATAGATTTTCCAGGACATAAGCATGCAACTCTTTATAATGTAAATATGATTGAAGGAGAAGTTTGTAAATATTTAAAAGCTTTAGGTATTAACATTATGATGGAAAGTAGAGTTAATGATATTAACTTTGATGGCCAAAAAATTAAAGGAGTTTATCTAAGTAATGGAACTTATATAGATGGCGATGTATTTATAGAAACTACTGGAACCACAGGACCAATGGGTAATTGCCTTCGATATGGTAATGGATGCTCTATGTGTGTATTAAGGTGCCCATCTTTTGGACCAAGAATTAGTATAAGTGAAAGATGTGGTGTTCCAGATATTCAAGGCGAAAGAGGCGATGATATATTAGGAGCATTTTCAGGATCATGTAAATTAGCAAAGGAAAGTTTATCAGAAGAAATTAGAAATGAACTAGATACTAAAGGGGTTGTTGTGTTAAAGGTACCTAAGGAAGATATAAATTATGACAAGCTTAATACAAAGGTTTGCCAGCAATATGCTTTGAAAGAATTTGCGGAAAATATCATTCTTCTCGATACGGGCCACGCTAAATTGATGACGACTTATTACCCGTTGCATAAACTAAGAAAAATTAAAGGCTTGGAAAATGTAAAATATGTAGATCCATATGCGGGAAGTAAGGGGAATTCTATAAGATATTTATCTGTAGCACCAAGAACTAACGATTTAAAAGTTGTTGGGGTTGATAATTTGTTTTGTGCTGGCGAAAAAAGTGGCTTATTTGTTGGACATACGGAAGCCATAGCAACTGGGGCTTTAGCAGGACATAATTCTGTGAGATTAGCAATGGGAATGCCATTATTAATTTTGCCTTCTTCAATTGCAATTGGAGATATAATAACTTATGCAAATGAAAGAGCTGGAAGTAGAGAAGGAAGAAAGGATAGATATACATTTGCAGGATCTGTATATTTTGAAAGAATGAAAGAACTTGGATTATATACAACTGATGTGGCTGAAATTAGAAGGAGAGTTGAAAAAGTTAATTTAGATAATGTTTTTAATCAAAGATTATGCTGA
- a CDS encoding pseudouridine synthase: MEERLQKFMASCGVASRRKCEELILAGKVKVNGILVSEVGIKIDPTKDLVEYEGKVISKEENKVYIMLNKPEGYISSVKDEKGRPTILDIVKVKERIYPIGRLDYDSSGLLLLTNDGEIYNKIIHPRVELKKKYIAVVQGEISEKDINKFEIGIDIGGYITAPAELKILSYEKDLSTVEISIHEGKNRQIRKMCAALNHEVLSLKRIAIGDIKLGYLKRGEFRILNENEVEYLNSL; the protein is encoded by the coding sequence ATGGAAGAAAGATTGCAAAAATTTATGGCTAGCTGTGGAGTAGCGTCTAGAAGAAAATGTGAAGAACTAATACTTGCTGGGAAAGTAAAAGTTAATGGCATATTGGTAAGTGAAGTTGGAATTAAGATTGATCCTACAAAAGACTTGGTAGAGTATGAAGGAAAAGTAATAAGTAAGGAAGAGAATAAAGTATATATAATGCTTAATAAGCCGGAAGGTTATATAAGTTCAGTTAAAGATGAAAAGGGAAGGCCTACAATTTTGGATATAGTAAAAGTTAAGGAGCGTATTTATCCTATAGGTAGACTTGATTATGATAGTTCTGGATTATTGCTACTAACTAATGATGGAGAAATATATAATAAAATAATACATCCTAGAGTGGAACTTAAGAAAAAGTATATAGCTGTTGTTCAAGGAGAAATAAGCGAAAAAGATATTAATAAATTTGAAATAGGTATAGATATTGGCGGATATATTACAGCTCCAGCTGAATTAAAAATCTTAAGTTATGAAAAAGATTTATCAACCGTTGAAATTTCGATTCATGAGGGAAAAAACAGACAAATAAGAAAGATGTGTGCAGCCTTAAATCATGAAGTGTTGTCATTAAAAAGAATAGCTATTGGAGATATAAAACTTGGATATTTAAAAAGAGGAGAATTTAGAATTTTAAATGAAAATGAAGTAGAATATCTAAATTCTTTATAG
- a CDS encoding sulfide/dihydroorotate dehydrogenase-like FAD/NAD-binding protein → MVKEAIDCIDAGTEFCPCKLAEYGQCLICSQCQGEEFCDCLNWKGVCIYQEFFNNNNVAKEGRKTYKCNIKDITNYNDKLVKIEFNAPHKLVLDLVKPGSYIFIRTDGNNYFDIPISIMNCDIEEDAITIAVEIRGIKTNKLLSVKSNDNIEIRGPYWNGVFGIKNIFAQKQKKALVLARGIGLAPMLPVIRKLILQDNEVQVVIDKSPFEMNIAQEFLDNYKVNVSESSLLDKGSISDHAKVIIKDALKNDTNYIHIAGADILTYGVINYLDELNRKDVSLSCCNNFKMCCGEGICGACTSRFSGHRVKRFCKEQADPRSIFEGRRYI, encoded by the coding sequence ATGGTAAAAGAAGCTATAGACTGTATAGATGCTGGAACTGAATTTTGCCCTTGTAAATTAGCAGAATATGGACAATGTTTAATTTGTTCTCAATGTCAAGGAGAGGAATTTTGTGACTGTTTAAATTGGAAGGGGGTTTGCATATATCAAGAATTCTTTAATAATAACAATGTGGCAAAAGAAGGGCGCAAAACTTATAAATGTAATATAAAAGACATAACAAATTATAACGATAAGTTAGTTAAAATTGAATTTAATGCGCCGCATAAACTTGTTTTAGACTTGGTTAAACCAGGAAGTTATATTTTTATACGAACTGATGGAAATAATTACTTTGACATTCCTATATCGATTATGAATTGTGATATAGAAGAAGATGCAATAACAATTGCAGTTGAAATTAGAGGAATAAAAACTAACAAACTGCTTTCTGTAAAATCTAATGATAACATAGAAATAAGAGGGCCATATTGGAATGGTGTTTTTGGAATAAAGAATATATTTGCTCAAAAGCAAAAAAAGGCATTAGTTTTAGCAAGAGGAATTGGACTTGCTCCTATGTTGCCTGTTATAAGAAAATTAATTTTACAAGATAATGAAGTACAAGTTGTAATAGATAAAAGTCCATTTGAAATGAATATTGCACAAGAATTTTTAGATAATTATAAAGTAAATGTTTCAGAAAGCTCTTTGTTAGATAAAGGCAGCATTTCGGATCATGCTAAGGTAATTATAAAAGATGCACTTAAAAATGATACAAATTATATTCATATAGCTGGAGCAGATATTTTAACTTATGGAGTTATTAATTATTTAGATGAGCTTAATAGGAAGGATGTATCTCTTTCATGTTGTAATAATTTTAAAATGTGCTGTGGTGAAGGCATTTGTGGCGCGTGTACGTCAAGATTTTCAGGTCATAGAGTAAAAAGATTCTGTAAAGAGCAGGCAGACCCAAGAAGTATTTTTGAAGGGAGAAGATATATATGA